DNA from Toxoplasma gondii ME49 chromosome X, whole genome shotgun sequence:
CAGACGTGATGCAGACGGAATGCTGTAGCGCCTTTGGTTCCTCGTCTTTAAAAGGCAAAAGGGCGTAGTCATTGTGGGATCTGACGAAGTGGCGTCTTTTTTTACAGAAGCGTTTTGGCGCCTCAGTATATAAGCCAGTCTCCTCGGTGACAAAACAGCGACTGACTGCCAGTGTGTTTTTCGCTTGTCTGTGTCCTTCTTTCAGGATTTGTTGGCGCGACTCCTCTGGTACGATCCATCGGGGAGACCGACAGTGGAAGAGGCACTGTGCCATCCTTTCTTTGTGCAGCACGAAGAGCAAtcgagaaggaacgaagtCTTGAAAGACGCAGATCCAGAAACGGCAGCACTCTTTGCAGAGCTCGATGCCAGTGTTCACGCTTTGGAGAGACAAACGTTCACAGGCGCGGTTgaccgagaagacgaagaagaggaaagataTCTCAAGGAGGGTCTTGCAGGAAGACCTAATCTCtgaagtcgaggaaaggcagaaaggcAGTGACAGTGGGCGCCCCAGTTTGTTACAGACGAAACAGGGGGTCATGACGGAAGGCGGAACAAAGGCAAAGATGAAATTTGCGTTCTGCTGTTCCTGCCCAAGTGTTTTGTCGCTCttgcctgtctctttcttgctctcttcgcGGTTGCCTCTTAGACTCCTGATGCGTGACAAGGACACTGTCGCCCTCCCCAGATAAAGCGATTTGTTCTTTGACAGTTTCTGCCATGTGCTTCCAAAAAACTCACACAAGTGCCCTCTTCACTTGTTTGCCCCCTCTGTGCCtcttgcgtctcttctttgcgttTTGCTGATTCGTGGCGATTCCTGATCTTTGCTCATCCTTTCTGTTTGAgatctctctccttctcggttgcctctctcccccttcttctgttctttaCATGCGAGGCTCCGGCGTTTCGTTGTCTCTGGGCCTTGGCTTTCTCGACTACATTCGCCTGCTCCGACGCGCACCGAGTAGGAACGCCAGCGGCTCTCATTGAAGAGCAGGTCTGCGACTTTCGCAGAAGCACGACACAGAGCCGTTCAGCgatcttttttctctccgtatCCGACAGAGTCCCTTTTTTCAGATCTCGACGGAAACGCAGACCGGGTGCTCTTTCAGAAGTCGACCAACTGTGTTTTTGCAACACCATCGCTCACAGAAAATGTGCACAGACAACGTCAGCGCCCATGCTTCACATAGACAGATACAAGCATATACgtacatgtacacatgtatacataggTACATATGCCTACTTGCATCCGTCTATCTCTATATGCAGATAAAcgtcatatatatatatatatatatatgtatatattggTACACAATATtatgtgtacatgcatgcaaggatAGAGAAGACAAGTCTTGGTGTAGATGCCATGAGCCTTCGCGCGATGCCGTGGAAGCACGAAGACTCTTGTCTTCCCTGGGTCACTGTATAGGGAAATAACGGCGAACCACGACTTGACGCATTCAGATATCCAAGCGAATGCTAGTACACTCTCGAGGTATATGCGAGCGTTGTGGCATTTTCCTTCTTGGCACTGAAGGCGATCCCAGAGTTCGTTGCATCGCAGATCCGCATCATGTCCAAtgcgtctttgctttttgAGGTGGACGCGAGAAACTATATAGGAAGTGTCGTTGAATTTCATATGTCTCCAAATATAAATTTCTATTTCTACTTTCACACTGTGACCACTGAGTACAAGGGTCACGGTCCACTTCTTGCGCTTGGCAAGGACTCCCGGAATTTTGAGATCTGTCTGTACAGAGAGTATCGAGGCCATCACGAGTCACACAGTCCTGATGGTCCTTAGAGGTTCCTTCGCGGTTGAGGCGAGTGGTGACAGCAATTTATGTCCTACGCGTAGAATTAAACTGATGGGGGTGCTGTATCGGCGTCCATTGAAATGTCACCGTTGGAGATCATCTACGCTCGACAGTGGAGTGACAGCTACGAACCAGAGTGGAAGCAAAGCAACCAAAAACTGTGCGTCGGCCCCTGTGTGTCCAGTCCTCTGTTGTCCCCGATTTTTCTCGACAGCAAACAGTCTTGTCCGCGTGGATTCTCGACATCGCAGctgaagagaacagaggagacatcTACTGAGGTGCGACCGGTGCCTGCGGGCTGCACAGTTCTAGAGGAAATTCAAACGCATCTTTCGAGTGACAAAAAAGGCAAAACCGACTCTTACGCGCGGTCTTCGATTCTGTGCTCTTTGTGTCAGCTCGAAtatttccccttctctcatGCGTAATCTTGTGTCTTTCCTCCGTTCTTGAGAGCCCCTGCACTTTTCGCTCACTTCCAGAAAATCGGAAACTCTGCATGTCGCcgtctgtcctttctccggagaaggcgactgtTTTGCGTGTGGCACCTCGCGTAaccagaagaaacgcatgcaggtcAACAATGGAAAAGTTCGTGAATCGGTGAAGCCAGCACCccttgtgtctctgcctaGAAGACGGCGGGAGCCTTCATCGACTAGCGAGGCACCCACCTTCCACTGTATGTTCGTCTACAAAACCAAAACTCTTTACAGAccttcttgcatgcacgcctgCTTGCTTTCTCGTTCAACACAGTCCTCGAAAGCTGACGACGCTACGGAAAATCTCACACTCGCACGATTGACTGGCCTTCGGTCAGTCCTCGCGGGTCAACTTCATCATGGTTTTACACGCTCGACAacatctctctccttcccttttgGGCTCTGCCCTCGAACCAGCCTTGTACGCCTCAGAGCGacctccgttttctccgctCCAGTAAATATATACTTGCACTTTTCTGCCCGCTGGCTGTATCCTCGGCCTTCGCTGAAACCGCCTTCATCCACGCGGCCTCATACATCCCCACAAGCTGCGCCACCTCGTCTCTGggctcctgtctcttcgccgtcAAACACCTCGCCCCTCGAATTCGAAAAAAAAACCTCTTGGCCGCGCGTTCCCTCTGCCAACACAGTGGAGCTGGGACCTGGTCAGCACAGAGCTTGAAGATCTCGACGCGTTCACAACGTGGAAACAGGTGCTCTGTGGAGCGTGTGCATCGCATGTCCAGTGTGTACCAGGATGGCAACCTCAGATGTCGTGTGCCTCGTCGTCGGCGatctcgcgttcttccggGTGCCCGTTCACCTCGTGTGACTCGCCGTCGTTGCCGAAGAGCCACCTGAAGAACCCGAAGCGTTTCGTCTCGTTTTTGGCCTGGCTTTCctccccgtttctctctgctgttcctGCATCCACCTCGACCTCTGTTTGCGTTTCTGGGTCCGCGACGGAGGCCCTGAGCTTGCGGTTTGCGTCCACGTCTGCGGCATGCTCGACGCTGGTCGACTGCAAGTCCACCGCGCCTTTCTCGAGACTCTCTGTGGCCAGGGGCGCGATCTCCTCGGTTCGTTTCCGAACTCTCTCCAGCATGCTTCTGCGCCACTGTTCCGCCACGCGTCTCGCCAGCTGCGCAGACTTGCCGTGCAACTCGTCGTGTCTGCGAGTGCTCGGGCGCGACCCGGGCGGCACACGCAGCACAAGACCCGAGCTCTTCACGGGGCCCTCGGGCCCCGCACTGGGCCCGGTGTCCGGCACCTCGCCGCGACCGCGGTCGGAGTCGGGGAGCGACCGATCTGGAGCCCAACGATCTGGCACCCCCCGTCGGTTCGTTGTGGGCCCGAGCGGCCTTTCAAGTCGCCGCACCGCgaggtcttcttcgttcagGGCTACGTCGACGGCCACAACCAGAGACACTTTCGGCACCGAGCTCTCACATCCTGCACGCCCTCTCGGATCCGGCGCCTCAGCGCTCCCTCCCCCCAGGACCTCCTGGCTACCAGCCCCCAGGCTGGGCGCGGATCCCGACGGGTCATCGACCGGAAAGGCGCCCGTTTCCGAGGTCCGCGTGTTCCGCACCCGCAGGCCGGCGGATTGCGTGAATTCTTCGAAGTTGGAGAACATGTCAATGCCAACAAGACCCTCAGTGGGCCTGGGCCAAGCGCTTCTCGAGTCTCGGACCCGCCCCTCGCCTCCGGGGGGTCTCCCTCCCTCGGTGGTTTCGGCCTCTGCCTGCAGCGTTTGAAACTCGCGACTCCGGGGTCGGGAGGGGACCTGCTTGTCAGGGGAGTCCTGAGCGACCTTCGCTTCTGCGGAGAAAACCTCGCGCGGAGGGGAAGTGCCTCGACACGAGGGATCGTCCGCAGGCACCCGGAAGTCGGAGAGGGGCCTGGAGAGATCTGCGCCTTCGAGCGGGGGGCCCCGACCGCTGCCGCGGTACGCAGTGAGGCGGAAGGAGTCATGgtcagagacgcagaggctcAGGTGAAGCAGCGAGCCGCCTGGACCGCCTAGCCACGGCGCCCCGACCACGAGGCCGTCTAATACGTCCGCCGCGGTGATCCCCACAGGCAAGTGAGAGTAGAGTCGCCGAAAGGCCGTGGGCATTGCGTTGCAGAACAGTGTGAGAGAGAGCACAAAGGTCTCAGActctggaaagaaaaaagcaaaaaacCGGCTCGACAGACATGTATACAAAGTGTAAAAACGGCAACAGTCCAAAAGCCCCAGAGGCACggggacacagagaggcagagagacagagagacaaagacagaaggagagacagagagggaggtAGAGGAGAAAGGCATTTCGTTCTGTGACGAGGAGCAGGAACTGTGTGGAGCGTGAGATACGTGACATTTGTGAATCTCCTAGACGGGAAACGCGTGCACCCAGTGGCTCAGAGAAAAAGCGCCCGCGATGCAGAAATccaagaaaaaaggacgaCGCCTGTGAACTTCAGCGCGACGCGCAGACACAAATAGCGAGAAGACTGCCTGAAGGACTGCGGCTCACCGTATccaccgtcttcttccccgacGACGCCGGTGGAGGTCGCGACCCAGGAGAGAAATCCGTCAACCCACCCAGTGGACTTGGGTTTCTCGTCGGAAGCTCCAAGAGACCCCGCAGGGGCGTTCCTGGCGGCCCAGGGCTCCGAGAGAGAGTCCGCAAGGTTCTTGCTTGTCCCCCGCGGCATGTCGGAGTCGAAGAGCTGGGGGACTTTCCACTCGTTGCCCTTCCTTTGCTTTTTCGAAGTGGACGCAGGCAGAGCTTCCTCTGGAGTCGCAGCCGCAAAAAGAATCCAGGCAGGGTCCGCCGCCGCAGACGAGGAGCCGCCAGTCGCGTTCGGAGGCAGCGACAGGgtcgagagggaagacgagacaggcgccAGAAACGAGGAGCTCGTGGAAACGCCAGTGAACACGACGTGagctacagagagagaagagaggagaaggacggcAATCGAGACAAGACCTTTGAGAGAGGCCAGCGAGAAGTGACGcacgcgaagaagcgaagacagagaagaatagacagaggagcagagCAGCTGAGACTGAGGAAACGCGACCTCCGGAGAAAACATCCGCAAGAGCGACGTGACTCGTCTGTTGGTGCCTGGACCGAGGCGACCGTGACTCAGCATCTGGGTTCTCATCCAACagcgaagagggaggaaagatgaggtcttctttcctccgaCATGACCAACTGGCAgacgcctcgcctcctcgcagGAACGAGCACGAGGCACCGTCGCattctctcccgcgtctcgAGAAGAGTCTCTCTCCGCAAACATAtccctcttctttgtcgcctCCGTTGCgcccagctgtctcctcaggACTCTCCCGCCAGGCCGGAGCACTTTACCCCGTGACTTCGCCATGTTTCTGTGCCAAAATCCATTCGCCTGTGTAAATCCGGTGCGCTCTGGCCTTCATGTACCCAGAAACGAGTCTCTGAAAAAGCAGGCTGTGGTTCAAAAACGACAAGAACGCGGCTTCTCTCGGCGAGGGCGCCACACCACATCTGAAAAAACGCGGCCTCTTGACATGGAGGACGACGCCCTGTTGACGGCTTCTtttgacgaagaagcagtttctctcgctgttaaaCGAAACAGTAGCGGCGACAgtcgtgtgcatgcatgccgcCTAGAAGAcatttcctctcccttctccacaGAAATGACAAGGTTCTTGACGCACCTAAGGAGACGGCCGGCCTTTCAGCGTGAGAGGCATGCAACGCCGAGAGATTATCCCCATCACATCGCGAAACAAAAGTCACAgctccttctgtctttcgttGACTGCGTCTGCCCCCCAGGGAACTGGAACGCAGAATCGATTTCTCTGCAAacctctctgcctcggcaGTTTGCGTCGCTGCGACGCACAGCTGGCGGGTGTACCTACACAAAGGGATCACGCGAAAGGCTCGACGAGGCCCGGCATCCAGAGAGCTTCAGAAGTCCGCAACTGCACAGCTGTATGTGCAGGTGGAGGGCACCTGCGAGTTCACTGCCGTGTACATCAGAGGGCTCGCTCTCTGCTCGGCTCTCTCGCAGACACGACAGTGTAAATGAGTGAAACTCCCCtagcagagaagacgcaaacgCAAAAATCTCGTGTAAACGGTTCGCCGCGGATCCAAACGAACAGCCGCAGAAACAGGAATCGAGCGCAGACGAGACACCGAACCTCCGGGCGATTCCACTGGTAACACTACAAGCAGAGCCAAGAATGCGGTCCAAAGTCAAGGGGACGAGGTTGCCTCGTTCACACGCACCAGATTAAAGTCAAGAATGTCTGctcagcagagacagagaaaaacgattcTTTGTTTACTCAaaccagaagaagacaggactCTCCCCCAACGAGGCGGCGGCTGTTAGCGACCTGGGCGCGAGTCCGGAATTGGCAGAACCGCTCGTGCTGTCAAACCCAGTGAAACAGGAACGTTGATCTGTACGATATCTTCCCCGGGTCTACCTGTCTAGATTAACAAGATTCGTTTCGGCAGGACCAACCGTCAACAAATGTTCCATCTCGGTGCTCCTGCTGCTGCACAGCCACTTTCTCAAATCCTCGATCGGGTACCTTGGCTACGTTTGGAGGCAGCTACGGGTCGGATGTAGCACTAACATGATTCTCCGCATTTCACTTTGTCTGGCTACACAT
Protein-coding regions in this window:
- a CDS encoding hypothetical protein (encoded by transcript TGME49_234980); its protein translation is MAKSRGKVLRPGGRVLRRQLGATEATKKRDMFAERDSSRDAGENATVPRARSCEEARRLPVGHVGGKKTSSFLPLRCWMRTQMLSHGRLGPGTNRRVTSLLRMFSPEVAFPQSQLLCSSVYSSLSSLLRVRHFSLASLKGLVSIAVLLLSSLSVAHVVFTGVSTSSSFLAPVSSSLSTLSLPPNATGGSSSAAADPAWILFAAATPEEALPASTSKKQRKGNEWKVPQLFDSDMPRGTSKNLADSLSEPWAARNAPAGSLGASDEKPKSTGWVDGFLSWVATSTGVVGEEDGGYESETFVLSLTLFCNAMPTAFRRLYSHLPVGITAADVLDGLVVGAPWLGGPGGSLLHLSLCVSDHDSFRLTAYRGSGRGPPLEGADLSRPLSDFRVPADDPSCRGTSPPREVFSAEAKVAQDSPDKQVPSRPRSREFQTLQAEAETTEGGRPPGGEGRVRDSRSAWPRPTEGLVGIDMFSNFEEFTQSAGLRVRNTRTSETGAFPVDDPSGSAPSLGAGSQEVLGGGSAEAPDPRGRAGCESSVPKVSLVVAVDVALNEEDLAVRRLERPLGPTTNRRGVPDRWAPDRSLPDSDRGRGEVPDTGPSAGPEGPVKSSGLVLRVPPGSRPSTRRHDELHGKSAQLARRVAEQWRRSMLERVRKRTEEIAPLATESLEKGAVDLQSTSVEHAADVDANRKLRASVADPETQTEVEVDAGTAERNGEESQAKNETKRFGFFRWLFGNDGESHEVNGHPEEREIADDEAHDI